The Pirellulales bacterium genome window below encodes:
- a CDS encoding PEP-CTERM sorting domain-containing protein codes for MRTSFRGGWLFGASAALMVVGLMLQGGVARAAVVTLALTGDAAPGGGQYFDFSLVKLNDAGQVGFNAITNANFIDHGVFRAQAGGPTTLVARSGQSSGSGAIGSVTFIDINNHGQVVMQAELFATPGGGNDNRAIYLGSGGPLQQVARKGHAFAVPDVAVGLVNHQLTSIDDLSFFEGRVLNDAGQVAFTGSYRAEQPIINGTTTVYRIAGLRANAGGTISVASEVGSAAPTAGGGTAGTIGPYVGPPPINHNTALVNAAGHTLFRAGIAGTGDEGLFWSNTSSVPGQNRRRAVARDGQTLLPGAPGTMKLVIGTPPFIGRMGVDMNDAGEVAFLALLNPGSPGNLPDLGVYRWSPTAAAQAGAHGLTEIARKGTPAPGGDGVLDYLFFADVQLNNRGQAVFQSSLKNSSFGPEDYGVFRGDGDELTTIARMGTPTPDGALFLGLPGASTLASDISINDSGQVAFTAPLRNANGDFVGHGIYISDGVEIVEATRTGQALGSSVVDFFAVMSERGINRHGQVAFNASLENGRNGVFLFTQEDVRWRFDVGGAWDDNRNWTLSTTPANLHRITIAPAAAATILGPAANTTVRSLALGDAGPHEHVLALQSGVTLTALEGIALGASSVLDFAADSAGTTGKLATWGALTLGGTLRLSLPEGIHPYGGQAFDLFDATSTTGAFAAMELPELADGLIWSTSQLVSQGRLFVTVEGDFDGDRDVDAEDLTVWQEYYGRRNLSPGQTGPDAGKVLDGGDFLGWQRRYITAEPPSSFVPVAGPVPEPASWALAGAALAATFAWRAKRRFDPMSGLR; via the coding sequence ATGAGAACCAGTTTTCGAGGCGGATGGTTGTTTGGCGCGTCGGCGGCCCTGATGGTCGTCGGCTTGATGCTGCAGGGCGGAGTCGCGCGGGCCGCGGTCGTTACGCTCGCCCTCACCGGCGACGCGGCGCCGGGGGGCGGGCAGTATTTCGATTTTTCCCTGGTCAAGCTTAACGACGCGGGGCAAGTGGGGTTCAACGCGATCACCAACGCCAATTTCATCGACCACGGGGTGTTTCGCGCCCAGGCCGGCGGGCCGACGACGCTTGTCGCTCGCTCGGGGCAATCGTCCGGAAGCGGGGCGATCGGCTCGGTCACTTTCATCGACATCAACAACCACGGGCAGGTCGTCATGCAGGCCGAGTTGTTCGCTACGCCGGGGGGCGGAAACGACAATCGGGCGATTTACCTGGGTTCCGGCGGGCCGCTGCAGCAGGTTGCGCGCAAGGGCCACGCCTTCGCGGTTCCCGACGTCGCGGTCGGGTTGGTCAATCACCAGTTGACCTCGATCGACGATCTGTCGTTCTTCGAAGGGCGGGTCCTCAACGACGCAGGGCAAGTCGCGTTCACGGGCAGCTACAGGGCCGAGCAGCCGATCATCAACGGCACGACGACGGTCTATCGCATTGCGGGACTGCGGGCCAACGCGGGGGGGACGATCAGCGTCGCCAGCGAGGTCGGTTCAGCGGCGCCGACTGCAGGCGGAGGAACCGCGGGGACGATCGGGCCTTACGTCGGTCCGCCGCCCATCAATCACAACACGGCCCTGGTCAACGCCGCCGGGCACACGCTGTTTCGAGCAGGGATCGCCGGGACGGGCGACGAGGGGTTGTTCTGGTCGAACACGTCGTCCGTGCCGGGGCAGAATCGGCGTCGAGCCGTCGCTCGGGACGGCCAGACGCTGCTCCCCGGCGCTCCCGGGACGATGAAGCTGGTCATCGGCACGCCGCCGTTCATCGGGCGCATGGGGGTCGACATGAACGACGCCGGCGAGGTCGCTTTCCTCGCGCTGTTGAATCCAGGGAGCCCGGGCAACTTGCCCGACCTGGGGGTGTATCGGTGGTCGCCGACCGCCGCGGCTCAGGCCGGGGCCCACGGGTTGACGGAGATCGCCCGCAAGGGGACCCCCGCCCCGGGGGGCGACGGCGTGCTCGACTACCTGTTTTTCGCCGACGTGCAGCTCAACAATCGCGGGCAAGCCGTGTTTCAATCGTCGCTGAAGAACTCCAGCTTCGGTCCCGAGGACTACGGCGTCTTCCGCGGCGACGGAGACGAATTGACGACGATTGCCCGGATGGGGACGCCGACACCCGACGGGGCGTTGTTTCTGGGGCTCCCCGGAGCCTCGACGCTGGCGAGCGACATTTCGATCAACGACTCGGGGCAAGTCGCCTTCACCGCACCGTTGCGGAACGCCAACGGCGATTTCGTCGGCCACGGGATCTACATCTCCGACGGCGTTGAAATCGTCGAGGCGACTCGCACGGGACAAGCCCTCGGCAGCAGCGTCGTCGACTTCTTTGCCGTGATGAGCGAGCGCGGGATCAACCGCCACGGACAGGTCGCGTTCAACGCCAGCTTGGAGAACGGTCGCAACGGCGTCTTTCTGTTCACGCAGGAAGACGTCCGCTGGCGGTTCGACGTCGGAGGAGCGTGGGACGACAATCGCAATTGGACCCTGAGCACGACTCCTGCGAATTTGCATCGTATCACGATTGCGCCGGCCGCCGCGGCGACGATCCTCGGGCCCGCCGCGAATACGACCGTTCGCTCGCTCGCGCTGGGCGACGCCGGTCCCCATGAACACGTTCTTGCGTTGCAGTCGGGGGTGACGCTGACGGCGCTCGAGGGGATCGCGCTGGGGGCTTCGTCCGTGCTCGACTTCGCGGCCGATTCCGCCGGGACGACGGGCAAGCTCGCGACCTGGGGCGCGCTGACGCTTGGCGGCACGCTGCGGCTCTCGCTGCCCGAGGGGATTCACCCGTACGGCGGGCAGGCGTTCGACTTGTTCGACGCGACCTCGACGACCGGCGCGTTCGCCGCGATGGAACTCCCGGAACTGGCCGACGGGCTGATCTGGTCGACCTCGCAGCTTGTCAGCCAGGGACGCCTGTTCGTCACGGTCGAAGGAGATTTTGACGGCGATCGCGACGTCGACGCCGAGGATCTGACCGTCTGGCAGGAATACTACGGCCGCCGAAACCTATCGCCGGGACAAACCGGTCCCGACGCGGGGAAGGTGCTCGACGGCGGCGATTTCCTGGGATGGCAGCGCCGGTACATCACAGCGGAGCCCCCGTCGTCCTTCGTCCCGGTCGCGGGGCCCGTGCCCGAGCCGGCGAGTTGGGCCCTCGCCGGCGCGGCTCTCGCGGCGACGTTCGCCTGGCGAGCCAAGCGTCGGTTCGATCCCATGAGCGGACTGCGTTAG
- a CDS encoding N-acetylmuramoyl-L-alanine amidase, translating into MSSRRFLLQCAVLLVPLAIGATPAPAAKVGQHAPRQGDEIVVCGQFFHTTAPVVLWMDPGGYDAYRVERRFSPFDRSDWRSSVADANLDTPNRYGLRLGALSPEQIEKFRGGGWDLDSLREVVDQFVMHYDVCGVSRTCFKVLHDNRCLSVHFMLDIDGTIYQTLDLKERAWHATTSNTRSVGIEIANIGAYPRGDDAQLARWYMPHADGGVFIRPPLADHGIRTPNFVGRPARKQIVAGTIQGQELSQYDLTPEQYDSLIKLTATLCKVFPKIKCEQPLDERGKPIPHKLPDDMLNAYGGVLGHYHVQTNKTDPGPAFDWDKVINGAKRLMR; encoded by the coding sequence ATGTCTTCTCGTCGCTTCCTTCTGCAATGCGCCGTTCTGCTCGTGCCCCTCGCGATCGGCGCGACGCCCGCTCCCGCCGCCAAGGTCGGCCAGCACGCCCCTCGCCAGGGGGACGAAATCGTCGTCTGCGGCCAGTTCTTCCACACCACGGCGCCGGTCGTCTTGTGGATGGACCCGGGGGGGTACGACGCCTACCGCGTCGAACGGCGGTTCAGCCCCTTCGATCGGTCCGACTGGCGCAGCAGCGTCGCCGACGCCAATCTCGACACCCCCAACCGCTACGGCCTGCGGCTCGGCGCCCTGTCTCCCGAGCAGATCGAGAAGTTCCGCGGCGGGGGATGGGATCTCGATTCCCTGCGCGAGGTCGTCGACCAGTTCGTCATGCACTACGACGTCTGCGGGGTGAGCCGTACGTGCTTCAAAGTGCTTCACGACAATCGGTGTCTGAGCGTCCACTTCATGCTCGACATCGACGGCACGATCTACCAGACGCTTGATCTCAAGGAGCGGGCATGGCATGCGACCACGTCGAACACCCGCTCGGTGGGGATCGAGATCGCCAACATCGGCGCCTACCCGCGGGGAGACGACGCCCAGCTCGCCCGGTGGTACATGCCGCATGCCGACGGCGGGGTGTTCATCCGCCCGCCGCTGGCCGACCACGGCATCCGCACCCCGAACTTCGTCGGCCGCCCGGCCCGCAAGCAGATCGTCGCCGGGACGATCCAGGGACAGGAGCTGTCGCAATACGACCTGACGCCCGAACAATACGACTCGCTGATCAAACTCACCGCGACGCTGTGCAAGGTGTTCCCCAAGATCAAGTGCGAACAACCGCTCGACGAGCGCGGCAAACCGATTCCGCACAAACTGCCGGACGACATGCTCAACGCCTACGGAGGCGTGCTGGGCCACTACCACGTCCAGACGAACAAAACCGACCCGGGCCCGGCGTTCGACTGGGACAAAGTCATCAACGGCGCCAAACGGTTGATGCGATAG
- a CDS encoding glycosyltransferase family 2 protein has protein sequence MSAKLTVLIPAKNELANLPACLDAARQVADELLVADSGSTDGSLEYLRGRGDCRVIEREYRTSGDFKNWAIPQAAHEWVLLVDADERITSELAAEVRELLSRGPERDGYWVARTNHLMGRPVRHTCWGRDRVLRFFRRDLGRYDGPSDHGEVEISTGRVGALAGRLDHYTLWSWGDWLRKLDRYSLVQAEQWLAAGRKPSYRRLLLQPPLRFLRDYVLHRGFLDGAVGLQVAWSSAFYSFMKQARLWELHSGKKHSEFESSRESRRAA, from the coding sequence ATGTCCGCCAAGCTGACCGTTCTGATTCCCGCGAAGAACGAGCTCGCCAATTTGCCGGCGTGCCTCGACGCTGCGCGGCAGGTCGCCGACGAGTTGCTCGTGGCCGACTCGGGGTCGACGGACGGATCGCTCGAGTACCTGCGCGGCCGCGGCGATTGCCGGGTGATTGAGCGCGAGTATCGCACCTCGGGCGACTTCAAGAACTGGGCGATTCCCCAGGCCGCGCACGAGTGGGTGCTGTTGGTCGACGCCGACGAACGAATTACCTCCGAGTTGGCCGCGGAGGTGCGCGAGCTTTTGAGCCGCGGGCCGGAGCGCGACGGGTACTGGGTCGCCCGCACCAATCACCTGATGGGGCGCCCGGTGCGGCACACCTGTTGGGGTCGCGATCGCGTGTTGCGGTTCTTTCGCCGCGATCTCGGCCGCTATGACGGCCCCAGCGATCACGGCGAGGTCGAGATCAGCACCGGCCGCGTCGGCGCGCTCGCCGGGCGGCTCGATCACTACACGCTCTGGTCGTGGGGCGATTGGCTCCGCAAGCTCGATCGTTACTCGCTCGTGCAGGCCGAACAGTGGCTTGCCGCGGGGCGCAAGCCGAGCTACCGCCGGTTGCTCTTGCAGCCGCCGCTGCGGTTCCTGCGCGACTACGTCCTCCATCGCGGTTTCCTCGACGGGGCCGTCGGGCTGCAGGTCGCCTGGTCGAGCGCGTTCTACAGCTTTATGAAACAGGCCCGGCTGTGGGAGTTGCACTCAGGGAAGAAGCACAGCGAGTTTGAGTCGAGCCGCGAATCGCGCCGCGCCGCATAG
- a CDS encoding glycosyltransferase, with translation MKLFYVSTERGWHGGEEQLRLLVEGARSAGHECLVAARGCGKFAPRMRRAGLPIVELPDRVRDPRGAIRLRRAARDFRPDVIHANDPHAVSLTNVACWGLPRVDRGGPVRIASRRVLFPIRSPGKYRRCDRIACVSHAIAELCVAGRLAAELLTVVHDGVDPARMTTGDAAQGRAALGLANDAPLVLCVAQLSAYKGHRYLLDAWPTVRAAFPAAVLALAGDGPLRSDLESQARALGVADSIRFLGYRTDVPDLVQACDLFVLASPEEGLGTSVLDAMFAERPVVGADAGGIPEMLRDDAGVECGWLVAARDPRALARGLSAALSDAAERRRRAALGRSRAEQEFTAATMIARTLALYESLLGRRG, from the coding sequence GTGAAGCTCTTCTACGTTTCCACCGAGCGCGGCTGGCATGGGGGGGAAGAACAGTTGCGGCTGCTCGTCGAGGGGGCGCGCAGCGCGGGGCACGAGTGCCTGGTCGCGGCCCGCGGGTGCGGCAAGTTCGCGCCCCGCATGCGCCGCGCGGGGCTGCCGATCGTCGAGTTGCCCGACCGCGTGCGGGACCCTCGCGGCGCGATTCGGCTCCGTCGGGCGGCCCGGGACTTTCGTCCCGACGTCATCCACGCCAACGACCCGCACGCCGTGTCGCTGACCAACGTCGCGTGCTGGGGTTTGCCGCGCGTCGACCGGGGCGGACCGGTGCGCATCGCTTCGCGACGGGTGCTGTTTCCCATTCGCTCCCCGGGCAAGTACCGTCGCTGCGACCGGATCGCCTGCGTCTCGCACGCCATCGCCGAGCTGTGCGTCGCCGGCCGATTGGCGGCCGAGTTGCTGACGGTCGTCCACGACGGCGTCGACCCCGCGCGCATGACGACCGGCGATGCGGCGCAAGGCCGGGCGGCGCTCGGGCTGGCGAACGACGCGCCGCTGGTGCTGTGCGTCGCCCAGTTGTCCGCGTACAAGGGGCATCGCTACTTGCTCGATGCGTGGCCGACGGTGCGGGCCGCCTTTCCCGCAGCGGTGCTCGCCCTGGCCGGCGACGGACCGCTGCGAAGCGATCTCGAGTCGCAAGCGAGGGCGCTGGGCGTCGCCGACTCGATTCGCTTTCTGGGCTACCGCACCGACGTCCCCGATCTCGTGCAGGCATGCGACCTGTTCGTACTCGCCTCGCCGGAAGAGGGGCTCGGCACGAGCGTGCTCGACGCGATGTTCGCCGAGCGACCGGTCGTCGGCGCCGACGCGGGGGGAATCCCCGAAATGCTCCGCGACGACGCGGGCGTCGAGTGCGGCTGGCTCGTCGCGGCGCGCGACCCGAGGGCGCTCGCGCGCGGCCTGAGCGCCGCACTGTCCGACGCGGCGGAGCGCCGCCGCCGCGCCGCGCTGGGCAGGTCCCGCGCCGAGCAGGAATTCACCGCCGCGACGATGATCGCGCGCACGCTCGCACTGTATGAATCGCTGCTGGGCCGACGAGGATGA
- a CDS encoding permease, with protein MLAAYIQSVWATLLELAPWLFLGAAAAGALHVLLPADFVRRHLQGRGGAAKAVFLGVPLPLCSCGVIPVGLGMKKDGASDGAVVGFLIATPQTGVDSVLVTASFLGWPFALFKVLAALTTGIIGGWIANGRQPPPKARDARPGSTPAAPLMPIVDAPPSPWRRSWRAFWDHAMMILESVWRWLAFGVLVSAAIAVLVPEGSLAGLGRYGGVLAMLAALAVSLPMYVCATASVPIATALVAGGLPTGAALVFLMAGPATNVATIGAVGKTLGRRALAVYLTVIIAGSIAFGLTFEWLLAGAGTHAGHHHHGDSWWATVAAVALAALFGRFAWKDARRLAAARGLSRPLDAGAPTMQIDVAGMHCNSCVDRVASALAAEPGVEHVRVTLQPQQATVQGTISRERAAEIIAATGFETR; from the coding sequence ATGCTCGCTGCGTACATCCAATCCGTCTGGGCCACGCTGCTGGAACTGGCGCCGTGGCTCTTTCTGGGCGCCGCGGCGGCCGGGGCGCTGCACGTCCTGTTGCCGGCCGACTTCGTCCGTCGGCATCTGCAGGGACGGGGCGGGGCGGCCAAGGCCGTCTTCTTGGGCGTCCCGCTGCCGTTGTGCTCCTGCGGCGTGATCCCCGTCGGGCTCGGCATGAAGAAAGACGGCGCCAGCGACGGCGCCGTGGTCGGGTTTCTCATCGCGACGCCGCAGACGGGGGTCGATTCGGTGCTCGTCACCGCGTCGTTCCTCGGCTGGCCCTTCGCCCTGTTCAAGGTGCTGGCCGCGCTGACGACGGGGATCATCGGCGGGTGGATCGCCAACGGTCGGCAGCCCCCCCCGAAGGCGCGCGACGCGAGGCCCGGCTCGACGCCTGCAGCGCCGCTGATGCCGATCGTCGACGCCCCGCCGTCCCCTTGGCGACGAAGTTGGCGGGCGTTTTGGGATCACGCAATGATGATCCTCGAGTCGGTTTGGCGCTGGCTGGCCTTCGGGGTTCTTGTCTCGGCGGCGATTGCCGTCCTCGTGCCGGAAGGGTCCCTCGCCGGGCTCGGCCGCTACGGCGGGGTGCTGGCGATGCTGGCGGCCCTGGCGGTGTCGCTGCCGATGTACGTCTGTGCGACGGCCAGCGTGCCGATCGCCACGGCGCTTGTGGCCGGCGGATTGCCCACCGGGGCGGCCCTGGTGTTTCTGATGGCCGGTCCCGCGACGAACGTGGCCACGATCGGCGCCGTGGGCAAGACGCTCGGCCGCCGCGCGCTGGCGGTCTACCTGACCGTGATCATCGCGGGGAGCATTGCGTTCGGGCTGACGTTCGAGTGGCTGCTCGCCGGCGCCGGGACTCACGCCGGCCATCACCATCACGGGGACTCCTGGTGGGCGACGGTCGCGGCCGTCGCGCTGGCGGCGTTGTTCGGTCGATTTGCTTGGAAAGACGCGCGCCGGCTGGCGGCCGCCCGCGGGTTGAGCCGGCCCCTCGACGCCGGTGCGCCGACGATGCAAATCGACGTCGCGGGCATGCACTGCAACTCGTGCGTCGACCGCGTTGCGTCGGCGCTGGCCGCCGAACCGGGCGTCGAGCATGTTCGCGTCACGCTTCAACCGCAACAGGCGACCGTGCAGGGGACGATCTCCCGCGAGCGCGCCGCCGAGATCATTGCGGCGACGGGATTTGAAACGCGGTAA
- the cobB gene encoding NAD-dependent protein deacylase, translating into MSDDFKPDASIVVLTGAGVSVESGLPSFRGADGLWEGHRLEEVATPEAFARQPQLVQRFYNERRRNLLAANVAPNAAHCALAELERRWPGEFLLVTQNIDDLHQRAGSQRLVPMHGELLKVRCTACGALHEWRDDVAAESACRSCRRADRLRPHVVWFGEMPLELDRIYAALESADLFVSIGTSGHVYPAAGFVAAARQSAGAWTIELNVEPSAVATDFHERRLGPASETVPQLVAELLAVR; encoded by the coding sequence ATGTCAGACGACTTCAAACCTGACGCTTCGATCGTCGTCCTCACCGGCGCCGGGGTCTCTGTGGAATCGGGGCTCCCCTCATTTCGCGGAGCCGACGGGCTGTGGGAAGGGCATCGCCTCGAGGAGGTCGCGACCCCGGAGGCCTTCGCCCGGCAACCGCAGTTGGTGCAGCGGTTCTATAACGAGCGACGGCGGAATCTGCTCGCCGCGAACGTGGCGCCCAACGCGGCCCATTGTGCGCTGGCCGAACTTGAGCGCCGTTGGCCCGGCGAGTTTTTGTTGGTTACGCAGAACATCGATGACTTGCATCAGCGGGCCGGTTCGCAGCGACTGGTTCCCATGCACGGCGAACTGCTGAAGGTTCGCTGCACGGCATGTGGTGCGCTGCACGAGTGGCGCGACGACGTCGCTGCGGAGTCCGCGTGCCGGTCGTGCCGACGCGCCGATCGCTTGCGGCCGCACGTCGTGTGGTTCGGCGAAATGCCGCTGGAACTGGATCGCATCTACGCGGCCCTTGAGAGCGCCGATTTGTTCGTTTCGATCGGAACGTCGGGGCACGTTTACCCCGCGGCGGGGTTTGTCGCCGCCGCGCGACAGTCGGCGGGCGCTTGGACGATCGAGCTCAACGTCGAGCCGAGCGCCGTGGCGACTGACTTCCATGAGCGGCGCCTCGGTCCGGCTAGCGAGACGGTTCCGCAGCTTGTCGCCGAGTTGCTCGCAGTGCGCTGA
- a CDS encoding PEP-CTERM sorting domain-containing protein, translated as MKKLICAVLGTCLVAATHASAATLLFDFGSATTPTGGNYNNIDPSQQPILNAIDSSGAPTGIGLTSSGFNELGPNTNGTLAPGGAAAIFDAQATRDNLFGHSTNFNAPSPRPQGLLNLTGLDGSGATAYSFTFFGSRLGVSDNRETAYAVTGANASTVYLDSSNNVNNVAVASGIVPTAGGTVSITVGAGPNNTNTDSFFYYLGAMQIESTRVPEPASIALGVVGLAGVAVRRRLRVS; from the coding sequence ATGAAAAAGCTCATCTGTGCCGTCTTGGGGACCTGCTTGGTCGCCGCGACTCACGCCTCAGCCGCGACGCTGTTGTTCGACTTCGGCTCCGCGACCACCCCTACCGGCGGCAACTACAATAACATCGATCCCTCGCAGCAGCCGATCCTCAACGCCATCGACTCAAGCGGCGCCCCCACTGGCATCGGCCTGACCAGCAGCGGCTTCAATGAACTGGGCCCGAACACGAACGGCACTCTGGCCCCCGGCGGCGCCGCGGCGATCTTCGACGCGCAGGCGACTCGCGACAACCTGTTCGGTCATTCGACCAACTTCAACGCCCCCTCGCCGCGCCCGCAGGGCTTGTTGAATCTCACCGGGCTCGACGGCTCGGGCGCCACTGCGTATTCATTCACGTTCTTCGGGTCCAGGCTCGGCGTCTCGGACAACCGCGAAACGGCGTATGCCGTCACGGGCGCCAACGCCAGCACGGTCTATCTGGACTCCTCGAACAACGTGAACAACGTGGCCGTCGCCTCGGGAATCGTCCCCACGGCCGGCGGCACGGTGTCGATCACGGTCGGCGCCGGTCCGAACAACACCAACACCGACAGCTTCTTCTACTACCTCGGCGCGATGCAGATCGAGTCGACGCGCGTTCCCGAGCCGGCTTCGATCGCGTTGGGCGTCGTCGGCTTGGCGGGCGTCGCGGTGCGTCGGCGTCTGCGGGTCTCGTAG
- a CDS encoding PEP-CTERM sorting domain-containing protein: MRLHMRRWRAVASLTCVLALALGDCCRAADPKDILWYGNSFTNATCCGSSVSVPVTLGALAVAAGHPAPRNRNAAVNGQSLQFHLTSNTGVITTGIVAGEQWEHVVLQDFSTIPTHIGNMAQHLSSSLGLYQAVAAHSPGVQAVMYETWARGYGNGFYTGGSPAFPGGPAQMQQELRDGYQASTANIQSVGGPQAARLAAAGDAWELANWPANFYGDGDYHASNRGTLLNALVLYTAIYDDPTTSDINLSTILTPLGLTAADGVFLTGLADTIAARQIPEPTTLALAVLGALGAAWRARRRA, from the coding sequence ATGAGACTTCACATGCGCCGCTGGCGAGCAGTCGCCAGCTTGACTTGCGTCCTCGCGCTGGCGCTCGGCGACTGTTGTCGGGCGGCGGATCCGAAGGACATCCTGTGGTACGGCAACAGCTTTACCAACGCCACTTGCTGCGGCAGCAGCGTCTCGGTCCCGGTGACGCTGGGGGCCCTGGCCGTCGCCGCGGGGCATCCGGCGCCGCGAAATCGCAACGCGGCGGTCAACGGTCAGTCGCTTCAGTTCCATCTCACGTCGAACACGGGCGTCATCACGACCGGCATCGTGGCCGGCGAGCAGTGGGAGCACGTCGTCCTGCAGGACTTCTCGACGATTCCGACCCACATCGGCAACATGGCGCAGCACTTGTCGAGTTCGCTGGGGCTGTATCAGGCCGTGGCGGCTCACAGCCCCGGGGTCCAGGCGGTCATGTACGAGACCTGGGCCCGCGGGTACGGCAACGGGTTCTACACGGGCGGTTCGCCCGCGTTTCCCGGCGGCCCCGCGCAAATGCAACAGGAGCTGCGCGACGGCTATCAGGCGTCGACCGCCAACATCCAGTCGGTCGGCGGACCTCAAGCGGCCCGGTTGGCCGCGGCGGGGGACGCGTGGGAATTGGCCAACTGGCCCGCCAATTTCTACGGCGACGGCGACTACCACGCCAGCAATCGCGGCACGTTGCTCAACGCCCTGGTGCTGTACACGGCGATCTACGACGACCCGACGACCAGCGACATCAACCTCAGCACGATTCTGACTCCGCTGGGGCTGACGGCGGCCGACGGGGTGTTCCTCACCGGCTTGGCCGATACGATCGCCGCCCGGCAGATTCCGGAACCGACGACGCTCGCTCTGGCGGTTCTCGGTGCGCTGGGGGCGGCGTGGCGAGCCCGCCGCCGGGCGTGA